A stretch of the Pan paniscus chromosome 2, NHGRI_mPanPan1-v2.0_pri, whole genome shotgun sequence genome encodes the following:
- the ZNF717 gene encoding LOW QUALITY PROTEIN: zinc finger protein 717 (The sequence of the model RefSeq protein was modified relative to this genomic sequence to represent the inferred CDS: inserted 4 bases in 3 codons; deleted 3 bases in 2 codons), translating into MFPVSSGCFQELQETNKSLELVSFEEVAVHFTWEEWQDLDDAQRTLYRDVMLETYSSLVSLGHCITKPEMIFKLEQGAEPWIVEETPNLRLSAVQIIDDLIERSHESHDRFFWQIVITNSNTSTQERVELGKTFNLNTNHVLNLVINNGNSSGMKPGQFNDCQNMLFPIKPGETQSGEKPHVPDITRRSHRHHEHLTQHHKXQTLLQPFQCNEQGKTFNAEAMFFIHKRVHIVQTFGKYNEHEKAYNNSAVIVQGITQVGQPTCCRKSDFTKHQQTHTGEKPYECVECEKPSISKSDLMIQCKMPTEEKPYACNWCEKLFSYKSSLIIHQRIHTGEKPYGCNECGKTFRCKSFLTLHQRTHTXDKPYKCIECGKTFHHKSLLTLHHRTHSEEKPYQCSECGKTFSQKSYLTIHHRTHTGEKPYACDHCEKAFSHKSRLTVHQRTHTGGKPYECNECGKPFINKSNLRIHQRTHTGEKPYECNECGKTFHRKSFLTVHQRTHTGEKPYECNECGKIFCCKSFLTVHQRTHAGEKPYACNKCGKTYSHKSYLTVHHRTXGEKPYECNECGKSFHCKSFLTIHQRTHAGKKPYECNECEKTFINKLNLGIHKRTHTGERPYECNECGKTFRQKSNLSTHQGAHTGEKPYVCNECGKTFHRKSFLTIHQRTHTGKNRMDVMNVEELFVRNHTLLYIRELTLGKSPMNVMNVENPFIRRQIFRSIKLFTRGRNPMNVANVEKPSQKSVLTVHHRTHTGEKPYECNECGKTFCHKSNLSTPQGTHSGEKPYECDECRKTFYNKTVLTIHQRTHTGEKPFECKECRKTFSQKSKLFVHHRTHTGEKPFRCNECRKTFSQKSGLSIHQRTHAGEKPYECKECGKTFCQKSHLSRHQQTHIGEKSEVAEAGYVFPQNHSFFP; encoded by the exons GAGTTGGTGTCCTTCGAGGAGGTAGCTGTGCACTTCACCTGGGAGGAGTGGCAGGACCTGGATGACGCTCAGAGGACCCTGTACAGGGACGTGATGCTGGAGACCTACAGCAGCCTGGTATCATTGG GGCATTGCATTACCAAACCTGAGATGATCTTCAAGCTAGAGCAAGGAGCAGAGCCATGGATAGTAGAAGAAACCCCAAACCTGAGACTTTCAG cTGTCCAGATCATTGATGACCTTATTGAAAGGAGCCATGAAAGTCATGATAGATTTTTCTGGCAAATTGTAATCACCAACAGCAACACATCAACTCAGGAGAGAGTTGAATTaggaaaaacatttaatttgAACACAAACCATGTTTTAAATCTGGTTATAAATAATGGAAACAGTTCAGGAATGAAGCCTGGGCAGTTTAATGATTGCCAGAACATGCTTTTCCCTATTAAGCCTGGGGAGACACAGTCTGGAGAGAAACCTCATGTCCCTGATATAACCAGGAGATCCCACAGACATCATGAACATCTTACTCAGCATCACA TTCAAACTCTGCTGCAGCCTTTTCAATGTAATGAACAAGGGAAAACCTTCAACGCGGAGGCAATGTTCTTTATACATAAGAGGGTTCATATAGTACAGACCTTTGGTAAATATAATGAACATGAGAAAGCCTATAATAACTCAGCTGTTATTGTCCAAGGGATAACTCAGGTAGGACAGCCAACTTGCTGTAGAAAGTCTGACTTCACTAAACATCAGCAAacacacacaggagagaaaccctatgaatgtgtTGAATGTGAGAAACCCTCCATTAGCAAATCAGACCTTATGATACAGTGCAAGATGCCTACTGAGGAAAAACCTTATGCCTGTAACTGGTGTGAAAAATTGTTCAGCTATAAGTCCAGCCTCATTATCcatcagagaattcacacagGGGAAAAGCCCTATGGATGCaatgaatgtggaaaaacctTTCGCTGTAAGTCATTCCTCACTTTACATCAGAGAACTCACAC GGATAAACCCTACAAATGTATTGAATGTGGAAAAACTTTTCACCATAAGTCACTTCTCACTTTACATCACAGAACTCACTCAGAGGAAAAGCCCTATCAGTGTAGTGAATGTGGAAAAACCTTTAGCCAGAAGTCATACCTCACAATACATCATAGAACTCACACAGGGGAAAAGCCCTATGCATGTGACCATTGTGAAAAAGCATTTAGCCATAAGTCAAGGCTTACTGTCCATCAGAGAACACACACAGGGggaaaaccctatgaatgtaatgaGTGTGGAAAACCCTTTATCAATAAGTCGAACCTCAGGATACATCAGAGAACTCACACAGGGGAAAAACCCTATGAatgcaatgaatgtgggaaaACGTTTCACCGTAAGTCATTCCTCACTGTCCATCAAAGGACTCACACAGGGGAAAAACCCTATGAatgcaatgaatgtgggaaaATCTTTTGCTGTAAGTCATTCCTCACTGTCCATCAGAGAACTCATGCTGGGGAAAAACCATATGCATGTAACAAATGTGGAAAAACATATAGCCACAAGTCATACCTTACAGTACATCACAGAA CAGGggaaaaaccctatgaatgtaatgaatgtggaaaatCCTTTCACTGTAAGTCATTCCTAACTATACATCAGAGAACTCATGCTGGcaaaaaaccctatgaatgtaatgaatgtgagAAAACCTTTATCAATAAGTTAAACCTTGGGATACACAAGAGAACTCACACAGGGGAAAGaccctatgaatgtaatgaatgtggaaaaacctTTCGTCAGAAGTCAAATCTCAGCACCCATCAGGGAGctcacacaggagagaaaccttacgtatgtaatgaatgtggaaaaacctTTCATCGCAAGTCATTCCTCACCATACACCAGAGAACTCACACA GGGAAAAACCGTATGGATGTAATGAATGTGGAAGAACTTTTTGTCAGAAATCATACCTTATTATACATCAGAGAACTCACACTGGGGAAAAGCCctatgaatgtaatgaatgtggaaaatCCTTTCATCAGAAGGCAAATCTTCAGAAGCATCAAGTTATTCACACGggggagaaaccctatgaatgtagcAAATGTGGAAAAACCT AGTCAGAAGTCAGTCCTCACTGTACATCATAGAACCCATACCGGAGAAAAACCTTATGAATGTAATGAGTGTGGGAAAACCTTTTGTCACAAGTCAAACCTCAGTACGCCTCAGGGAACTCACtcaggagagaaaccctatgaatgtgaTGAATGTAGGAAAACTTTTTACAATAAGACAGTTCTCACCATACATCAGAGAACTCACACAGGTGAGAAGCCATTTGAATGTAAAGAATGTAGGAAAACCTTCTCCCAGAAGTCAAAACTCTTTGTACATCACAGAACTCACACAGGGGAAAAACCCTTTAGATGTAATGAATGTAGGAAAACTTTCTCCCAGAAGTCAGGCCTCAGTATACATCAGAGAACACACGCAGGAGAAAAACcttatgaatgtaaggaatgtgggaaaaccTTTTGCCAGAAGTCACACCTCAGCAGGCATCAACAAACCCATATAGGAGAGAAATCTGAAGTAGCTGAGGCAGGCTATGTGTTCCCTCAAAATCACTCTTTTTTCCCTTGA